Proteins encoded in a region of the Pseudothermotoga elfii DSM 9442 = NBRC 107921 genome:
- a CDS encoding carbohydrate ABC transporter permease: MKKSIRAMTFYILSTSIVVLWMIPFLIAIFTAFKTMDEIFMLRNFWSVPKSWTFDNFKTAWVEGNMGRYFINTFFVTAVSVVLTLFLSSLSAFALSWYRFKLRTAILVIFVAGMLIPFQMLLIPVYKFSLSTGLYDSLWGLILFHAAFQIGFCTFFLRNFMVTIPTSIFEAARIDGANAFRIYSKIIMPLVKPAIAALSILEFTWIWNDYLWSLILIQSDSKKTVTLGLTSLQGQWISSWNVIAAGALLAAVVPIIVFLLFQRYFIEGLTMGSVKE, from the coding sequence CATTGTTGTTTTATGGATGATTCCTTTTCTCATAGCCATTTTTACTGCATTTAAGACAATGGATGAGATATTCATGCTCAGAAATTTCTGGTCTGTTCCGAAATCGTGGACTTTTGATAATTTCAAAACAGCCTGGGTTGAAGGAAATATGGGGAGATATTTCATAAATACTTTTTTTGTAACCGCAGTATCAGTGGTTTTGACTTTGTTTTTATCAAGTTTGAGTGCATTTGCCTTATCATGGTATAGGTTCAAATTGAGAACTGCTATTCTTGTGATTTTTGTTGCTGGAATGCTTATACCTTTTCAAATGCTTTTGATACCTGTATACAAATTTTCTCTGTCTACTGGGCTTTACGATTCCCTCTGGGGATTGATACTATTCCACGCGGCTTTTCAAATAGGATTTTGCACATTTTTTCTCAGAAATTTTATGGTAACTATTCCGACGAGTATATTCGAAGCCGCCAGAATAGACGGTGCAAATGCTTTCAGGATATATTCGAAGATAATTATGCCACTCGTTAAACCTGCAATAGCTGCTCTATCAATACTGGAATTTACCTGGATATGGAACGATTACCTCTGGTCTCTCATACTTATTCAGAGCGATAGTAAAAAGACTGTTACTCTTGGATTAACGTCACTTCAAGGTCAATGGATCTCAAGCTGGAATGTTATTGCTGCCGGTGCTCTTCTGGCAGCTGTTGTCCCGATTATCGTATTTCTTTTGTTTCAAAGGTATTTCATAGAAGGTCTAACCATGGGAAGTGTAAAAGAGTAG
- a CDS encoding LacI family DNA-binding transcriptional regulator has protein sequence MKKFVTIKDIAKKAGVSINTVSRALNNKPDINPETKKKVLEIAKELGYIRDLSALSLKNGVTRTIGVVFEDSSNPFYAEVFKGVEHQARKYGYQVILMNTERDYIREIQAVETLIEKRVDGIIISPTQFDKKDIEHLINLNYPFVVLGVHFENSQFDEIYSDDLKGGYLATRHLLERGKQKILMINAYMYKSVAKMRYLGYKRALEESGLQPYFMVEIEEGYESCFNKILELKNMSYDAVFCFNDVFAIAALKALKALNKRVPQDVAVVGYDDISYASFVNPSLTTVRIDKYKEGMIAFDLLHERLTEKRTEPAQIVLDVELIERESS, from the coding sequence ATGAAAAAATTTGTCACAATAAAAGATATTGCCAAGAAAGCTGGCGTATCAATTAACACGGTTTCTCGAGCCCTTAACAACAAACCCGATATAAATCCAGAAACAAAGAAAAAAGTCCTCGAAATTGCTAAGGAACTTGGTTATATAAGAGATTTAAGCGCTCTGTCTTTAAAAAATGGTGTGACAAGAACCATCGGAGTTGTTTTTGAAGATAGTTCGAACCCATTTTATGCGGAAGTTTTTAAAGGTGTGGAGCACCAGGCAAGAAAATACGGTTACCAGGTTATATTGATGAACACCGAAAGAGATTACATAAGAGAAATCCAGGCTGTTGAAACCCTTATAGAAAAGCGGGTGGATGGAATAATAATTTCCCCAACCCAATTCGATAAAAAAGATATCGAGCATCTAATCAATTTGAATTATCCGTTTGTAGTTCTGGGAGTTCATTTCGAAAACTCACAATTTGATGAGATCTATTCAGATGATTTAAAGGGAGGTTATTTAGCCACCAGACATCTGCTTGAAAGAGGAAAGCAAAAAATTTTGATGATAAACGCCTATATGTATAAATCTGTAGCAAAAATGAGATACCTCGGTTATAAAAGAGCACTTGAAGAATCTGGATTGCAACCTTATTTTATGGTGGAAATAGAAGAAGGGTATGAGTCGTGTTTCAATAAAATACTGGAACTTAAAAACATGAGCTACGATGCTGTGTTTTGTTTCAATGACGTCTTTGCCATAGCGGCTCTCAAAGCGCTTAAAGCCCTCAACAAAAGAGTTCCTCAAGACGTTGCTGTTGTAGGTTATGATGATATATCATATGCATCGTTTGTTAATCCGTCGCTTACAACTGTGAGAATCGACAAGTACAAAGAGGGCATGATCGCTTTCGATCTTTTACATGAGAGATTAACCGAAAAACGAACTGAGCCTGCCCAGATAGTTCTTGATGTCGAGCTCATCGAAAGAGAAAGCAGCTAA
- the aglA gene encoding alpha-glucosidase AglA encodes MSKKIVFIGAGSVRYTIKLIGDLAKTCELNNVDIGLMDIDEERLRATHILAEKYSEELGANLNIQSTTDLEEALKNADFIINTALARAEGHEDGYVQYEIVRKIGEEHGYYRGIDSQEFNMVSDYYTLSNYNHLKMSLDIARTIEKVCPDAWLLQTSNPVFEITQLIKDLTKVKVVGFCHGYAHIFKVTEALNIDPEKVDWQVAGVNHAIWLNRFYFENLNGYEILKKWIKDKSEKWQPKDPWDVDLSFAAIDMYEFYGMLPIGDTVRSGTWKYHYDLETKKRWYGKFGGIDNEIERPKFYDQLRKTRSKLIKLAEELRENRNLKLTDVAPEIFPESIDSQEQHIPFINALINNKKARLVLNVENNGTLKNLPDDIVVEIPVTVDESGIHPEKIEPDLTDRIKEWYLMPRILKMKWALEAFKTADLRAIEEILLRDPRTRSYKQVKGVIKDILDLPFNKEMKNYYS; translated from the coding sequence ATGAGTAAAAAAATAGTTTTCATAGGAGCAGGTAGTGTTAGATATACAATAAAGTTAATCGGTGATCTGGCAAAAACTTGTGAGCTGAATAACGTAGATATTGGATTAATGGATATAGATGAAGAACGTCTGAGAGCCACTCATATTCTGGCAGAAAAATATTCTGAGGAACTTGGGGCAAATTTGAATATACAGAGCACAACTGATTTAGAGGAAGCATTAAAAAATGCTGATTTCATTATCAATACTGCGCTTGCCAGGGCGGAAGGTCATGAAGATGGATATGTACAATACGAAATCGTGAGAAAAATAGGCGAGGAGCACGGTTATTACAGGGGTATAGATAGCCAGGAATTCAATATGGTTTCAGATTATTATACTCTTAGCAATTACAACCACCTGAAAATGAGTCTGGATATAGCGAGAACAATTGAAAAAGTATGTCCAGATGCCTGGCTTCTGCAAACTTCAAACCCTGTTTTTGAAATAACACAGCTGATCAAAGACCTTACAAAAGTGAAAGTAGTCGGCTTCTGTCATGGATATGCGCACATTTTCAAGGTAACCGAGGCACTCAACATAGATCCCGAAAAAGTTGATTGGCAGGTTGCCGGAGTTAACCACGCCATATGGTTAAACAGATTCTATTTTGAAAACTTGAACGGCTATGAGATACTCAAAAAATGGATCAAAGATAAATCCGAAAAATGGCAACCAAAAGATCCCTGGGATGTAGATTTATCTTTTGCTGCAATAGACATGTACGAATTCTACGGAATGCTTCCCATAGGAGATACTGTCAGAAGCGGAACGTGGAAATACCATTATGATCTTGAGACAAAAAAGAGATGGTATGGAAAATTTGGTGGTATAGACAATGAGATAGAAAGACCAAAATTTTATGATCAATTGAGAAAAACACGATCAAAACTCATAAAACTTGCTGAGGAATTGCGCGAGAATCGTAACTTGAAATTGACTGATGTTGCCCCTGAAATTTTTCCAGAATCAATTGACAGTCAGGAACAGCATATTCCATTCATAAATGCGCTTATTAACAACAAAAAGGCACGACTGGTGCTGAATGTTGAAAATAACGGTACGCTGAAAAACCTTCCCGACGATATTGTTGTTGAAATTCCTGTTACTGTTGATGAAAGCGGCATACACCCTGAAAAAATAGAACCGGATCTAACAGATAGAATAAAAGAGTGGTATTTAATGCCAAGAATTTTGAAAATGAAATGGGCACTTGAAGCTTTTAAAACAGCAGATTTGCGAGCCATAGAGGAGATTCTCCTGAGAGATCCGCGAACCAGATCATATAAACAGGTCAAAGGGGTTATCAAAGATATCTTAGATCTGCCCTTCAACAAAGAGATGAAAAATTACTACAGTTAG
- a CDS encoding Gfo/Idh/MocA family protein, protein MKICIIGASGHYGYVLKSLSKGMKISGIAPGSAGENIGVLRNDMKKMGLLAKEYSDYRKMLDIEKPDIVVVNTFFSNNGKILKYLLERKINAFVEKPIAASLEELNEIKNLYEKVKEEMFFTAMFGLRYKAHFLTAKLLIDSGKIGEIRLINTQKSYKLGTRPDFYKRRDTYTGTILWVGIHAIDWINWFSKKKFLKIYATHSRIANKNHGELESTALCHFTLEDEVFASLSIDYLRPSSAPTHDDDRIRIAGTKGVMEVINGRVYLISDEGPVEPDLVEEKQIFTDFIAQITGKGPCMVTPQDSILATEIALLARESADTEKIIELKEGDDE, encoded by the coding sequence ATGAAAATTTGCATAATAGGTGCAAGTGGTCATTATGGGTATGTGCTTAAATCTTTAAGCAAAGGTATGAAAATATCTGGTATTGCACCTGGTTCAGCCGGGGAAAATATCGGTGTATTGAGAAACGATATGAAAAAAATGGGACTTTTGGCAAAAGAGTACAGTGATTACAGAAAAATGCTTGATATAGAAAAGCCTGATATAGTTGTTGTAAACACGTTTTTTTCCAATAATGGAAAAATCCTTAAATATTTGCTTGAAAGAAAGATAAATGCTTTTGTGGAAAAACCCATTGCGGCTTCTCTTGAGGAATTGAACGAGATTAAAAATCTGTATGAGAAAGTGAAAGAAGAAATGTTTTTCACTGCAATGTTTGGTTTACGTTATAAAGCACATTTTTTGACAGCAAAACTTTTAATAGACTCCGGTAAAATTGGTGAAATAAGACTTATAAATACTCAGAAATCATACAAACTTGGTACAAGGCCGGATTTTTACAAAAGACGAGACACTTACACAGGAACTATTTTATGGGTTGGCATACATGCAATTGATTGGATTAACTGGTTTTCAAAAAAGAAATTCTTAAAAATCTATGCAACTCATTCAAGAATAGCAAATAAGAACCATGGGGAACTTGAAAGCACGGCGCTCTGCCATTTCACGCTCGAAGACGAGGTCTTTGCCTCATTGAGTATTGATTATCTAAGGCCATCCAGTGCTCCTACTCATGATGACGATAGAATAAGAATTGCGGGGACAAAAGGGGTAATGGAAGTGATCAACGGGCGAGTTTATTTGATCAGCGATGAAGGGCCTGTAGAGCCAGATCTGGTTGAAGAAAAACAGATATTCACTGATTTCATTGCGCAGATAACTGGAAAAGGTCCTTGTATGGTTACACCACAGGATTCTATATTAGCAACAGAGATTGCGCTTCTGGCAAGAGAATCTGCCGATACAGAAAAGATAATAGAATTGAAGGAGGGAGATGATGAGTAA
- a CDS encoding Gfo/Idh/MocA family protein — MKQISVVLAGIGGYSAKYVENILKKTDSWFRIAGVVDPYPEKSTMYSRLEDMDIPIFKTLKEFYRHKKADLAIISSPIHYHCEQTCEALENGSNVLCEKPAAATVQEIKEMIYQRERHRKLVAVGFQWAYDPVFLKLKQDVIAGKFGAPLRLKALVLWPRDIFYYKRTSWAGRLIMNGKFVLDSVANNATSHFLHAMLFLIGNDLQNSITPKAVEAELYRVNKIESFDTCCMKIKTLSAEIMFYASHAVNELWGPQFAFDFEGAKIVYNDPEIPESQGKIIAIYKNRKEIYGPVEHGSMRKLWVVMENLGKGRNEPVCTLESALSQTLVINGAHESSEIIDFPEAVVKFDKDKSLFWVKGLSEFMKSCFEKNKLFSEMGISWAKHGRKIELDNYEFFKGGTK; from the coding sequence ATGAAACAAATATCGGTTGTTTTAGCAGGCATTGGTGGTTATAGCGCTAAATATGTGGAAAACATTCTGAAGAAAACTGACAGCTGGTTCAGAATAGCTGGAGTAGTGGATCCTTACCCAGAGAAAAGCACTATGTACAGCAGATTGGAAGATATGGATATACCGATATTCAAAACCCTCAAAGAATTTTATCGGCATAAAAAAGCAGATCTTGCCATTATATCTTCTCCTATACATTATCACTGTGAGCAAACTTGCGAAGCACTTGAAAATGGCAGTAATGTTCTGTGTGAAAAACCAGCAGCTGCAACTGTTCAAGAGATCAAAGAAATGATATACCAGAGAGAACGTCACAGAAAACTTGTTGCAGTAGGATTTCAGTGGGCTTATGACCCTGTTTTTTTAAAATTGAAACAGGACGTGATTGCAGGAAAATTCGGTGCTCCTTTGAGACTTAAAGCGCTGGTTCTCTGGCCAAGGGATATTTTCTATTACAAAAGAACGTCCTGGGCTGGGAGATTGATAATGAACGGAAAATTTGTACTGGATAGTGTTGCAAACAACGCAACATCCCATTTCTTGCATGCCATGCTTTTTTTAATAGGCAATGATTTACAAAATTCAATTACCCCCAAAGCTGTCGAAGCAGAACTTTACAGAGTAAATAAAATAGAAAGCTTTGACACCTGCTGCATGAAAATTAAAACCCTTTCTGCAGAAATTATGTTTTATGCATCACATGCAGTTAATGAACTCTGGGGGCCCCAATTTGCTTTTGATTTTGAAGGTGCAAAAATTGTCTACAATGATCCAGAAATACCGGAAAGCCAGGGAAAAATAATTGCAATTTATAAAAACAGAAAAGAGATTTATGGTCCGGTAGAACATGGCAGCATGAGAAAATTATGGGTGGTTATGGAAAACTTGGGAAAAGGCAGAAATGAACCTGTATGTACTCTTGAATCAGCTCTTTCTCAAACTCTCGTTATAAACGGTGCTCATGAGTCTTCTGAAATAATCGATTTTCCAGAAGCCGTAGTGAAATTCGATAAAGATAAATCGCTTTTCTGGGTTAAAGGACTTTCTGAATTTATGAAAAGTTGTTTTGAAAAAAATAAGCTTTTCTCAGAAATGGGCATATCGTGGGCAAAGCATGGCAGAAAAATAGAGCTTGACAATTACGAATTTTTCAAAGGTGGTACGAAATGA
- a CDS encoding carbohydrate ABC transporter permease: MAKFIKWFFLIVALIFYMLPVYYSIASSFKSLKEVYSYPPSIFPKSLTLDGYREAIKNQELLTYLKNTIFVATTATVITVLVCVMGGYGLAKGTFVSRIALNRLIVMTLFVTAQVIMVPLFVVIRRLELINSLWGLILPAIYTPTGMFTAIQYMKDMPDELLESAKIDGANEWQIFWRIVMPLSKPLIAALCIFSFTWRWNDFVLPLLVVNRRSLYTLQLALAVIQGEYGGVPWNTILAFSTLTIIPTLVIFLVFQKFFMKGIMAGGLKY, from the coding sequence ATGGCAAAGTTCATAAAATGGTTTTTCTTAATAGTTGCTTTGATTTTTTATATGCTACCTGTTTATTATTCAATTGCTTCGTCTTTCAAAAGCTTGAAAGAGGTTTATTCATACCCTCCTTCTATATTCCCAAAATCCCTGACTCTTGATGGATACCGTGAGGCCATAAAAAATCAGGAGCTTTTGACATATTTAAAAAATACTATTTTTGTTGCAACTACCGCAACAGTTATAACTGTACTTGTTTGCGTGATGGGAGGTTATGGTTTGGCAAAAGGTACATTCGTGAGTAGAATTGCTCTGAATAGATTGATAGTAATGACACTTTTTGTGACTGCTCAGGTCATAATGGTGCCTCTTTTCGTGGTGATAAGACGCCTGGAGCTGATCAACAGCCTCTGGGGTTTGATTCTACCTGCGATTTATACACCAACAGGTATGTTCACAGCTATACAGTATATGAAGGATATGCCAGATGAATTGCTCGAAAGTGCAAAAATAGATGGCGCTAACGAATGGCAGATCTTCTGGCGTATTGTTATGCCCCTTTCCAAGCCTTTAATAGCCGCACTTTGTATATTTTCTTTCACATGGAGGTGGAATGATTTTGTCCTGCCATTGCTTGTTGTAAATAGAAGGAGTCTTTATACACTTCAACTGGCACTTGCTGTTATTCAGGGCGAATATGGGGGTGTACCCTGGAATACGATTCTCGCATTTTCAACTCTGACTATAATACCAACACTGGTCATTTTTCTTGTCTTCCAGAAATTCTTTATGAAAGGTATTATGGCAGGTGGCTTGAAATATTAG
- a CDS encoding carbohydrate ABC transporter permease — MSALVKSRFIFVLPALIFLGIFVLAPIVSVFFTSFYSWDLLSPARFTGLSNFKRMLEDKWFWNSIWVSIKLLLLTVPLTFFVPLALALALHRENTSSKILRALFYWPYMMPAVAGTTMWKWLLSYDLGLLNHILKSLGMKPVAWLLKPTPALFSIAFLRTWGMTGLLMMMFITGLQNISQEYHEAAKIDGANRWQIFWYVTFPLLKNTNLLVLTTSIAHVFRDFAGVYVLTGGGPGYSTMVTPLYIYNTAFTQFRIGYAYAMSVVFLLISFAIAMVTLRVRESK; from the coding sequence TTGAGTGCCCTGGTGAAAAGCAGATTCATTTTTGTTTTACCTGCTTTGATCTTCCTTGGAATTTTTGTTCTGGCTCCTATCGTGAGTGTTTTTTTCACAAGTTTTTATAGCTGGGATCTTCTCAGTCCGGCCAGATTCACCGGACTGAGCAATTTCAAAAGGATGCTTGAGGATAAATGGTTCTGGAATTCTATCTGGGTTTCCATAAAACTTCTACTCTTAACAGTCCCTCTTACCTTCTTTGTTCCACTTGCTCTTGCGCTTGCTTTACACAGGGAAAATACCTCTTCGAAAATACTCAGGGCATTGTTTTATTGGCCTTATATGATGCCTGCCGTTGCAGGAACAACAATGTGGAAATGGCTTCTATCTTATGACCTTGGATTATTGAATCACATCTTGAAATCTTTGGGCATGAAACCTGTTGCATGGTTATTGAAACCTACACCTGCCCTTTTTTCCATAGCATTTCTCAGAACATGGGGCATGACAGGTTTGTTAATGATGATGTTTATAACAGGGCTTCAAAATATTTCCCAAGAATATCATGAAGCAGCAAAAATAGATGGGGCAAACAGATGGCAGATATTCTGGTATGTCACCTTCCCTTTGCTTAAAAATACCAATTTACTTGTCTTAACAACATCTATAGCTCATGTGTTCAGAGATTTTGCGGGTGTTTACGTTTTGACAGGCGGTGGCCCCGGTTATTCCACAATGGTAACGCCTCTGTATATTTACAACACTGCTTTTACACAATTTAGAATAGGATATGCCTATGCAATGTCAGTTGTATTTTTGCTGATATCGTTTGCAATAGCAATGGTTACTTTGAGAGTACGCGAATCTAAGTGA
- a CDS encoding ABC transporter substrate-binding protein, with protein sequence MKRFLIAFMLTALFISGMAAVKLVVWCGGGTEREGLEAAIAEYKKLNPDVDFELVDVPYAQYEQKVRLGIMSGDLPDLVTITYPYAPGYMQYMIDLGQYVQKYLNISLEEFKNAMYDVVRIRVSEGDAVKYVPLHFTLQCLWVNDDYFKKAGIPYPPFGGKQEPWTWEEFIDVLKKVKEANNLPYALSMQRTAERLFCYLGIRGVKILDENLDYTLDRDPKAKQLFIEFVDLFKQNIMVSAEWISAQDPNMAFTGGLTAVLWAGSWSTLDLLKAEKNFVPAYLPKDVEWLSLEGGRFFGAFKTGKKDREEAAAKFALWIGWKGLGYDIYLKKTYHMSAYKNHKVQYDATVMDQVQSVCGKLAEVTPEWVVTVRNSTIYSRLQSPIVSQMSAAVAGQVSIDQVIENLKKEYEKLLSELGEKK encoded by the coding sequence ATGAAGCGTTTTCTGATTGCTTTTATGCTTACGGCTCTATTCATATCAGGTATGGCGGCTGTGAAACTTGTTGTCTGGTGTGGCGGTGGTACGGAAAGAGAAGGCCTTGAAGCAGCGATAGCAGAATACAAAAAACTTAATCCTGATGTAGACTTCGAACTGGTTGATGTACCGTATGCCCAATATGAGCAAAAAGTCAGATTGGGTATAATGAGCGGTGATTTACCAGATCTTGTAACAATTACTTATCCTTATGCCCCCGGATACATGCAATATATGATCGATCTTGGCCAATACGTCCAGAAATATTTGAACATCAGCCTTGAAGAATTTAAAAACGCCATGTATGATGTTGTGCGAATTCGTGTTTCTGAAGGAGATGCTGTAAAATATGTTCCATTACATTTCACTTTGCAATGTTTGTGGGTGAACGATGATTATTTTAAGAAAGCAGGTATACCATATCCTCCGTTTGGCGGCAAACAGGAACCCTGGACCTGGGAAGAATTCATAGATGTACTTAAAAAAGTAAAAGAAGCCAACAATTTGCCATATGCGTTATCTATGCAGCGTACTGCTGAAAGGTTGTTCTGTTACCTTGGTATAAGAGGAGTCAAGATTCTTGATGAAAATCTTGACTATACCTTAGACAGAGATCCTAAAGCAAAACAGCTGTTCATAGAATTTGTAGATTTGTTCAAACAAAATATAATGGTGTCGGCTGAGTGGATAAGCGCACAGGATCCAAATATGGCTTTCACAGGTGGGTTGACTGCCGTTCTCTGGGCTGGTAGCTGGAGTACACTGGATCTTTTAAAAGCTGAAAAGAATTTCGTTCCCGCTTATCTTCCGAAAGATGTGGAGTGGCTCAGTTTGGAAGGCGGGAGATTTTTCGGGGCATTCAAAACAGGCAAAAAAGACAGAGAGGAAGCAGCTGCCAAATTTGCACTGTGGATTGGATGGAAGGGACTTGGTTATGACATTTATTTAAAAAAGACCTATCACATGTCTGCTTATAAAAATCACAAAGTTCAATACGATGCTACCGTGATGGATCAGGTGCAGAGCGTATGTGGCAAACTCGCTGAAGTGACTCCAGAATGGGTTGTTACTGTGAGAAATTCGACAATTTACTCAAGATTACAATCTCCTATAGTTAGCCAGATGTCTGCCGCGGTTGCCGGGCAGGTTTCTATCGATCAGGTTATAGAAAATTTGAAAAAAGAATACGAAAAATTGCTGTCAGAACTTGGAGAAAAGAAATAA
- a CDS encoding pectate lyase family protein produces MKRLLLCVTILITLNMCFALETTLSEQPVGFASVDALGLNGTTGGLGGKVVYVKTGEELEKWSSSEEKYIIVIDGEIIFEPRREIKLTSNKTVIGINNAKLIGAGFIIKNQENIVIRNIHFEGFYMEDDPQGKKYDYDYINIEGSHHVWIDHCTFVNGNDGAVDITKFSSYVTVSWCKFVDHDKVSLVGSSDREDPQKASDSYKVTYHHNYFKNCIQRMPRVRFGTVHVFNNFYSAGFRTNVSGNVVPLYAIASTTNARVHVEANYFMGFGAKLMEEANVAFIPTTVTAGSSPEGYLSLGNNEAENIFVYCKEPQVKFLRESEPVFEPRQFYNYKLNSANEVPKIVVENSGSGKLVFVDIET; encoded by the coding sequence ATGAAGAGATTGTTACTCTGTGTAACTATTTTGATAACTCTAAACATGTGCTTTGCTCTGGAAACAACGCTTTCTGAGCAACCTGTTGGGTTTGCGTCAGTCGATGCTCTTGGTTTAAATGGGACAACCGGCGGTCTGGGTGGAAAAGTAGTTTATGTTAAAACAGGTGAAGAACTTGAAAAATGGAGCAGCTCAGAAGAAAAATACATAATCGTAATCGACGGTGAAATTATTTTTGAACCAAGGAGAGAGATCAAGCTAACCTCAAACAAAACTGTTATTGGAATTAACAATGCAAAACTTATCGGAGCAGGTTTTATCATTAAAAATCAAGAAAACATCGTTATAAGAAATATTCATTTTGAAGGTTTCTATATGGAAGATGATCCACAGGGGAAGAAATACGATTACGATTATATCAATATCGAAGGTTCTCATCATGTATGGATTGATCATTGCACATTTGTAAATGGAAATGATGGAGCAGTAGATATCACGAAATTTTCGAGTTATGTAACTGTCTCCTGGTGTAAATTTGTCGATCATGACAAAGTATCACTTGTGGGAAGTAGTGACAGAGAAGATCCTCAAAAGGCTTCAGATAGCTATAAAGTTACTTATCATCATAATTATTTCAAAAACTGTATTCAGCGGATGCCAAGGGTGCGTTTTGGCACGGTTCATGTATTCAACAACTTTTACAGTGCAGGTTTCAGAACAAATGTTTCCGGGAATGTCGTTCCATTGTATGCGATTGCTTCTACTACAAATGCCAGAGTTCATGTCGAAGCAAACTATTTCATGGGATTTGGGGCAAAATTAATGGAAGAGGCCAATGTTGCATTTATTCCAACAACCGTAACAGCGGGTTCGTCCCCTGAAGGTTATCTGAGTTTGGGAAATAACGAGGCTGAAAATATTTTTGTCTACTGTAAAGAGCCACAAGTGAAGTTCTTGAGGGAATCAGAGCCAGTCTTTGAGCCACGCCAGTTTTACAATTACAAATTAAACAGTGCTAATGAAGTACCAAAAATAGTTGTTGAAAATTCAGGATCTGGTAAATTGGTTTTTGTTGATATCGAAACCTGA
- a CDS encoding GntR family transcriptional regulator gives MVPKYKIIEQTLIKELKSGKYNSGDKLPTEKELMERFEASRETVRKALDRLAVKGIITRKPGVGTFVNLGKENHMVGIIVQQITSYIFPYIVFGAEDYLFRNGYKMLLGNASEDPNKEKQVIGEWIESGVTGLIIDPVCSATKRANKEYVESLVKEGIKIVLVHSDWNINGTGSVVLDDSYGGKKAAEIFHQFGHKKVAVLYKSIHLPSVIRAKSFVERANELGFEKIYEKSFNVSEFTGAPMQGSFELLSLPKQLRPTAIFCYNDATALQLQLVAKRLGLRIPEDVSVIGFDDAPLGDFRETLTTFAHPKEDVGKKAVDILLKMIHGGRAEKIILQPELIERSSVSSPSE, from the coding sequence ATAGTACCAAAATACAAAATAATAGAGCAAACTTTGATAAAAGAGCTGAAATCCGGGAAATACAATTCTGGCGATAAACTTCCTACAGAGAAAGAATTGATGGAGCGGTTTGAAGCCAGCAGAGAAACTGTGAGAAAAGCGCTTGATAGATTGGCTGTCAAAGGTATTATTACCCGCAAACCTGGTGTAGGGACATTTGTGAACCTCGGGAAAGAAAACCACATGGTTGGTATAATAGTTCAGCAGATAACGAGCTACATATTTCCCTATATAGTTTTTGGAGCAGAAGATTATCTATTCAGAAATGGCTACAAGATGTTGCTTGGGAACGCATCGGAAGATCCCAACAAAGAAAAGCAAGTTATCGGTGAGTGGATTGAATCGGGAGTAACCGGTTTAATAATAGACCCTGTGTGCAGCGCAACAAAAAGGGCAAATAAAGAGTATGTAGAATCGCTGGTAAAAGAAGGAATAAAAATAGTTCTTGTTCACAGCGATTGGAATATAAATGGTACTGGCAGTGTTGTTCTTGATGATTCATACGGGGGTAAAAAAGCTGCAGAGATTTTTCATCAATTTGGTCACAAAAAAGTTGCTGTACTATATAAATCAATTCACCTGCCAAGTGTTATAAGAGCAAAAAGTTTTGTGGAGAGAGCAAATGAGCTGGGGTTTGAAAAAATTTATGAAAAATCATTCAATGTTTCCGAATTTACAGGAGCTCCAATGCAGGGTTCTTTTGAGCTTCTCAGCCTGCCAAAGCAACTGCGCCCCACAGCTATTTTCTGCTATAATGATGCGACGGCACTTCAGCTACAGCTTGTTGCAAAACGACTTGGCCTGAGAATTCCGGAAGATGTCTCAGTTATAGGATTTGATGATGCTCCTCTGGGAGATTTCAGAGAAACTCTGACAACATTTGCTCACCCCAAAGAAGACGTAGGCAAAAAAGCGGTAGACATTCTCTTGAAAATGATTCATGGTGGAAGAGCAGAGAAAATAATTCTACAACCGGAGTTGATAGAAAGAAGTTCTGTTTCTTCACCATCAGAATAA